The nucleotide sequence ACGGGGCAGTTTGTTCACCCAACGGCGGGTACCCGGGCCATTAACCGGTCCAAGACGCTAAACAGCATCGACGCCAACACCAGCCAGACCGAATACGCCGATCTGGGGGGTAGCGGCTTTCTGATGTGGCTGCGGGTGAATGCAGATAATACGGTTACCATTATCCCCAGGGGCAGCACGCCAACTACGGTGCAGACAGGTACGAATTCGTATAATCCGGCTACCCGGACCTTTACGCTGAGTTATCAGTATGCCGGTGCCGGTGGGAACCGGGTAATTACCGAAACCATTCGACGCGTTAACTAACTGGCGTTACGTTCATTAACAGAAAAGGCAGCTCAAACGAGCTGCCTTTTCTATTTAAACTTTTCCTGCGATTAGCGGGCAATATCTGCCACCAGTTCGGGCTTAGCCTTGCCCGTCAGCTCGGCCAGTAGCTCGTCGACATTGACAGTAGCAAAACTGCTGGCGTAATCCGACATGGCGTACGGGATAATCAACTCGCGGCCGTTAATAAGTCCTCCGCAGCTATAGACGACATTGGGTACGTAGCCTTCGCGCTCATTTTCATCCGGGCTCAGAATCGGCTCGGTGGTTCGGCCAATGACCTTGCTGGGATCATTCAGGTCGAGCAGAAATGCGCCAATGGCGTATTTACGCATGGGGCCGACGCCGTGGCTCAGTACCAGCCAGCCTGCTTCCGTCTCAATTGGCGAGCCGCAGTTACCGAGTTGCACGTACTCCCAATGGTAGGTTGGCTTCATGATCAGTTCTTTCGTCTGCCAGAAATACAGGTCATCCGAATACATCAGGTAGATATTCTCGCCGTCCTGTCTCGAAATCATGGCGTATTTGCCATTAATCTTCCGCGGGAACAGGGCCATTCCCTTGTTCGCAACCTCGGCTCCGTTAAGCGTGCTGACGCTAAAGTGCGAAAAATCTTTGGTAGCCAGCAGCTGCGGAAACGTAACACGACCGTTATAGGCCGTATAGGTAGCGTAGTAGGTTACTTCGTCGTTATCCTCAGTGAACTGCACGAACCGGGCATCTTCAATACCGTTGGTTTCGTTAGGCGAGGTAGGAAAAATGCAGCGTTCATCGAGGCTCTGATCGTCATCAAAATCAATCTCGTAGTTCGACCGGGCCAGCGCCAGCAGTCCGCTGGCAATGGTCTCATACTCCGCATTGTAACGATACTGCGCCGATATACGCTTTATCTGTGCTTCCAGCTCGGGCAGACTAAACTCCTCGCCCAGGCCGATCATCATTTTTTCCTGAATGCTGTTTTCGAGTCGCAGTTCATAGAGCTTACGCTCAAACTGAGTCCGGTTGAAGCGGTGGTTTGGTACAATTTCGGGCGATGTTACGTAGCGCGACGGTTTCCGCAACACGATCTTGCCTTCTTCGTCGATATAGCCCATTCGGAACGAGATAGACGATACGTGCCCCTCTCCCGTTGCCCGCAGGCTGAGAATGAATCGCTTGTAGCCCGGCGGCACGTTGGTCTGATCGGGATGCCAGATCATCGACGGGTTGAACAGAGCCGCTGATTCGAGCGAATACTCCATCGTAAAATAAGCTCCGAGCAGCAGTTTACGTTCGAGGCTCAGCGGTTCGTCGGTCAGCAGCTGGGGTCGTATCTGCTCGAACCGCTGGAGGAGAAACCGCTCCAGTTTATAATGACGACCGCCAAATTCCCGGATAACTTCGTTGAGTTTAACTTCTACCTCGGCATCCGACATAGCATTGACGCGGGCAATAATTTTCAGCGTCCGGGTGCTGCCCAGCTCAAACGGGCGGAATAAAACGCGGGTGGGATCGGGCCGTAACACAATTCCGGTGCGGGTGGCTTTTACACTCATAGGTAATACGATACGGTGTTGTTACTCTACTAAACGAAAAGGGTTAACAAATTCCGTTCCACAAGCGATTCACAGTTGCCCCTTCTTCATTTCGACATAAGGTTAAACGAAGAAGACGCCGAAAACAAGATAGCTCATCGGTAAATTGGAGCAGTTTGTTTTTGGCGTCTTCCCGGTAAATGTCTGACTACTCAGTTAGCCGTTAACGAGTGATGAAATCGCTACCTGCACCGATTTCTTTTCTGTATGCTGTTTCTGAACGTTGTATAGCTCAGCCAGGGCCAGCAAATACGAAAGCGTTGATTCGGCACCCTGGTTCTGGTTTACCCGGTCTATATGCAGGCCATCGCGGCAACCGCCTGTCTGCTGGTCATAGATCGGCAGGCCCAGGTCATTCAGGCCCAGGAACCACTTGAATACCCGGATGGCGGTACGGTGCCATTCTTCATCGCCCGTTACAACATAAGCCGCCAGCGTGGCCGCAACGGTGCTCTGGGCTTCCAGCGGCTGCTGATCAAAATAGGCCCGGGTCTGCCCTTTGGTATAGAACCCATTTGATCCGATAGGCTGGAAATGACCCCGTTCGGATGTCTGTAGGTCCACCAGCCACCGCAGCGACTGAAGGCCAATCTTCACCAGGCGCTCATCACCGGAGCGAATCAGCACATGGGCCAGCACAGCGTTGTCGTAGGTGAGCTTATCCTCAAACCACGGCCAGTCTTCCGTTGCCGTTTCGGTATACCGGAACATGAGTTTATCGAGCAGTTGCCGCTGGATGGTTTTAGCCAGACGGTCGTCGTTAAACTTCTTCTGATACTCATAGATACCCAGCAGCGCAAATGCCCAGGCCCGGGGCGAGGTCATCTCGACAATTGTGGGCAGGACTTTCTCAAGCATACTCATCGCCCAGGTTACCGTGTTGCGGTCGGTAGCCCGGCCAATGCAGACGCCCAGCGCCCAGATGGTCCGCCCGGTGCTATCGTCGGATCCGACTTCCTCAAGCCAGCGCCGATCATAACTCATAAAGTTGCGGAACCGATGGTGATCTGGCGAGTAGGCATGGTTCAGAAACGCACAGTAGTTGTCGGCAGCCTGCGCCAGCTTCCGTTCGCCCAGTCCGGTTTCCTGCAGCATGACGGCCAGAATGAGCGCCCGTGCATTGTCATCGGTGCAGTACCCTTCTTCATAGAACGGCAGGTGATAGCGGGCATGCTGCACGATTCCCGTCGAATCGGTCAGCCGGTAGAGATGATCCAGCCGCAGCGCCGGTAGTTTGAATGCTGCCCGACCGTTACCGCCCATATCGTAGGGGGTCTGGTTGTTGATGGTAGTCATCCGTTCCCGGCGAGCCTTGGCAAACGAGTCGGCATAGTGCTGAATAACCCGCTCCCAGATCATATCGCGTCCCATCATATAGCCCCGCTTGCGCATGGCGTGACGCATTGGCTCGTCGGTAAGCAGATTGATGACCTGCTCGGCAATGGCATCGGAATCGTTAAAGGGCACCAGCACGCCCCGTTCATCGGCCAGTAGTTCTTCAGCGTGCCAGTAAGGTGTTGAAACAACGGCTTTCCCCACGCCAAACGAGTAAGCCAGCGTTCCGGAAGTGATCTGGGCTTCGTTTAGATAAGGCGTAATATAGATATCGGCCGCCCCTAGGTATTCGCGCAGGTCGTCGAGTTCAACAAACTGATTATAGAACCGGACATGATCGCGAACGCCACAATCGGCGGCCAGCTTTTTCAGACTATCGCGATAGGCCTCGCCCTCGTGCCGAACCAGATGCGGATGCGTAGCACCCAGGACCATATACACTACATTCGGGCACTTCTCTCTAATACGCGGCAAGGCACGGATTACATTCTCGATGCCTTTATTGGGGGAGAGCAGACCAAACGTCAGCAACGTCTGCTTGCCTTCCATACCGAACCGGTCCTTATAAAAGTGCGGGTCCACAAACGGCATGTCCGGAATACCGTGTGGAATGATATCAATTTTCTCTTCGGGAACCTCGTAAATGTTAATCAGGAAATCGCGCCCTTTTTCAGACATGCAGATCACCCGTGAGGAAAGATCGGCAATGCTTTTCAGAACCAGCAACTGCTCTTCGCTGGGCGTTTTCAGAATCGTGTGGAACGTTGTCACAACGGGCATGGTCAGGTTCCGCAGCAGCGTCAGAATGTAGCTGCCGGCGGGACCGCCAAAGATACCGTACTCATGCTGGAGGCATACGACCTCCGTATCTTTCGAGTTCAGAAATTCGGCGGCTTTCCGATACGCTTCCTGATCGTGCTGGTAAAAATCGTACCGAACTTCATTGGGGTAATTATACCCGTCGGGCGTATCGTTGACCGATACAACCATGGCTCTCGAATCAGGAATGAACGAATCGTATGACTTGTAGAGGTCAGAGGTAAACGTAGCAATACCGCATTGGCGCGGAAGGTAATCGCCAATAAAAGCCACATTTTTCGGGTTGCGGTTCCATACCGTCGAGTCGTTCATATACGTTGTCATAGGCTTTACATGTATTTCTGAGGAACAGGGGCCGGATTGGTTTTACACATTCCGGTTGCCCGCCCTGTAATAAGCAACTAAAGCTCTATTTTGTTTGGCTAAACGAAATATTTAATAACCTTGTTAGCCAATACGTAACATTCAACGAATATTATACATATAAAATAGTATTTTTACCACAATTTGTATGGCTATATAGACTAAGCGAAGCAATGCTTTTAAATGAATAAATCTCTCCTTTAATGAGAAAGTGAGGTAAATAATGTATTAACGTTTTCTCAGCCGTTTAACAGTTTGCTGTAGTTTGTGGTTTTGCCGCCGAAGCTGATCGACTTCGTGCTTAAGCTGAATAACATACAGCATCGTTTCTTCTACTTTTTCGAGCAGTTTGGCGTCCATTTTGCCCACATCCACACCATCTTTCATTACTTCAGCGGCTGAGGGTACGCCCGGCAGGTGCCGGTTCGTTCTAATAAACTGCTCAACCTCGGCTAACGGCCGTAGTCTATACGTTGGGGCAAACACGAAGTCGCTCCAATCGCTGCTGTTCCGTACCGCTACTTTCACGCGCTCCGTCAGAATGCCATCTTCCACAAAGAGTTTGTAGCCTGTTGGAATTTTGCCAACATGGTTGCCGATGATGACTTTTCCACCGGCTGTATTCTGCAGATGCTGTCCGTTTAATTGCCATAGCGACTCCCCGGCTGCATTAGCAGCATCCGGTAGTCGGGCTCCGTTTACGTAGTTGGCCAGAACAACGTTGCCGCTGCCGTCGACCGTCAGGAACTTGCTGGCATTCATAACGCCACTATTGGCAGAAGTCAGGTTAGTGAATCGAAGCCCGGAGATACCGCCTGTACCGCTGGCTACTTCGAGCCGGGTAGCGGGGGCCGTGGTACCGATACCCACGTTAACATTATTACCCAGCACCAGTGCGTTAGAAGTCGTTACACGGGCGTTGGCGCCAATAGCCGTCGCATTCGTCAGACCAGCCGCTCCTGCATCAGCCCGGAAACCCAGATATGTGTTGGTATTACCACCGCTGTTGGTTCGGCCGCTTTCAAATCCAATCGCTACATTATTACTGCCATTAACCCCCACGCCATTGCCCGCATTGGTGCCCAGATATACATTGAAGCCGCCCGTGGTGTTCTGCCCCCCGGCATTATCGCCCACAAAGAAGTTGGCCGAACCGCTCTGGTTGGCCGAACCAGCGTTTACCCCAATCATCAGGTTTGAGGAGCCGGTGGTGTTGCTTAGCCCTGCCTGCACGCCGATGAACGTGTTGAAACCACCATCCGTATTGTTCAGGCCGGCGTTATAGCCAATCAGGGTGTTGGCGCCACTGCGTGACTTGAAGCCTGCCCGACTCCCAATGAATGTATTCTGCGCTCCGCTTACATTATCGTGACCCGCCGAGTTGCCAATGAATGTATTATGACTGCCCGTGTTGCCGCTGACACCGACATCGTTTCCCATAAAGGTGTTGTTGCTGCCCGTCGTGTTTTCGTAACCGGCCTGATACCCCACAAACGCATTGCCGGAGCCACTGGTGTTGTTGTAGCCAGCATAGGTTCCCAGAAACGTACTGGCGCTGGCGTTATTGATCAGTCCGGCCGCGTAGCCAACCAGTACCGAGCCGCCCCCATCTGTATTGAACTGCCCGGCAAAAGCACCCAGCATCGTATTCGATCCGCCCGTTGCGTTCGATACGCCTGCCGAGGCTCCCAGAAAGACATTGAATTCACCGTCGGTATTCTGCCGACCGGCCTGCGCGCCAACAAAGGTGTTGTTACTGCTGTACTGATTGGTTACGCCCGAACTAGCACCCAGAAAGACATTATTGATCCCTTCCGTGTTGTTCAGGCCCGCCTGATAACCCAGGAATGCGTTATCATTTCCCGTTAAGTTCTGATTACCAGCCTGATAGCCTACAAACGTATTCCGATTGGCATTCATGGCCGGATTACCGGCCAGAGGCCCTATTAACGTATTGAACGTTCCGGGCGTAGTGGCGTTTGCCGTACGAACCACGTAGTTTGTTTGTGCTGCTGCGGCCAGGGGCATTAGCAACAGGCAGAGATACCATTTTTTCATAGCGTAAGAAAAGGCAGACAGCCAGAAGCACCCGGCTCTCTGAGGGTAAACGGTTTGGGTCAGCTAGCTTGGTAGTTCAAATATCCCTAAAAAAAAGCAGACTGGTTGTCCAGTCTGCTTTAACGGTAACCCAATATAGCGTAACGGATATGAACAAATTGTTACATATGTATATTCAGTAGTAAATATGACCACTGAAACTATCTCCGAATGGATTTTAACGTCGGCTGATTTTAGCCTTTTTCTTCACAGCCGCCAGTTCCCGCTTGAGTTGCTTGATTTCCTGGGTATGCTGCTCCTTCATCTGGAGCATGTAAAGCGTTAGCTCTTCAATTTTTTCGAGCAGCTTGGCGTCCATCCTGCCCACGTCCACACCTTCCTTAACGACTTCGTCGGCCGAAGGAACCCCCGGCAGGTGGTGGTGCTCTTTAATGAACTTGCCTACTTCGCTGAGTGGCCGCAGGTTGTAGGTCGGAGCGAACACCTTATCCGACCAGTCGTTGGCGTTTTTAATGGCAACCTTTACTTTTTCGGTCAGAATTCCTCCTTCTACAAAGAGTTTATAGTCAGCCGGAGTTTTCCGAATGCCGCTGCCAATGATGATTGCTTCACCACCCTTGCTTTGCAAATACTGCCCATTACGTGTCCAGAGCAGATCAATCGTTTCGGCATCGGCCACCTGACGGGCACCGTTGGCGAAGTTAGCCAGAATCACATCGCCATTTGCGTTTACCGTTAAGAATTTAGTGGCATTACTGCTGGGTGTACTCGCCGAGGTCAGCGGCAGACGCAGCCCCGCCGTATTGGCTAATCCACCCACAATTTGCAGTTTATTGGCGGGAGCCGTGGTACCGATACCCACGTTGGCGTTATCGCCCAGCACCAGGCTGTTGCTGGCCGTTACGCGCGCGTTGGCTCCAAACGCACTCGCATTGGTCAGGCCCGATGCCCCGGCGTCGGCCCGGAAACCCAGATACGTGTTGGTACTACCGGCACTATTGCCCCGGCCAGCTTCAAAACCAATGGCCACGTTATTGGAGCCGTTAACGCCTGTTCCGTTGCCAGAGTTCGTACCCAGGTAGACATTATAGCCGCCTGACGTATTTTGCCCCCCGGCATTGTCGCCCACAAAAAAGTTGGCCGTGCCGGTCGTATTGCTCGAGCCCGCGTTGGTCCCCAGCATCAGGTTTGAGGAACCAGTGGTGTTATTCAGCCCGGCCTGTACGCCGATGAACGTGTTGAAACCGCCACTCGTCGTAGACGCCCCGGCCTGAAATCCGATCATGGTATTCGCCGAGGCCGTAGCCGATACGCCGGCCCGATGACCAACGAGCGTGTTCTGCGCAGCGGTCTGTGCAGCCGCGCCCGCTGAATACCCCATCAGAACGTTAGTGCCCCCTGCCTGCGGAAGGGTCAGAAAGCTACTTCCATTTGCCTGAATAGATTTACCGGCGGGCAGGTTCAGATCACCCTCTATGGTCAATGGGGTATTGGCCGGAGGAGCGATCGACTGGGCGTACAAGGCGGGGGTTAGCAGACCAGCCAGCAAAACGGAGGGCAGTAAATTTTTTTTCATAAAGCCTGACAACAACGGGATGGATGCGTCCTGAATTAAACAGTTTTTCCTAACCCATCTTATGAGCTTGGCAATCGATGGATTAGGTTCCGGACCAAAGTTAACATTTTTCGCAAATCATTAACAACGGTCATTTTTTTCAGCGCGCTTTTTTTACAAAACTTTTATTGGTCATACTATCAGTTAGGAAAGAAAATGAACCAATAAGCCCGTGGAGTGTGCCGGATTGACTCCACGGGCCTGATTCAAAATTACGTAAAGCGACCGCGTTTAATCCATTAAAAATTTTTAACCCGGTTTTCTTCCAGTTATCGCCCGATTTTCTTTCCGGAAAGCCGCCGTTTCAGGGCGCGGTTTTCGCTTGCCAGCTGTTCGACCTTTTTGTTGATCTGCACTACATACAGGGTTAACTCTTCAATTTTTTCCAGAAGTTTGGCGTCCATGCGGGCCATATCAACTCCCTCCTGAACCACCTGCTCCGCCGAAGGTACGCCTGGCAGATGCTGGTTGGCTTTAACGTACCGCTCCACTTCTGCAAGCGGCTTGAGCTGATAATCTGGGGCAAATACGTAATCGCTCCAGTCACGGCTATTCCTGACCGCCACTTTCACCTTCTCGGTCAAAATTCCTTTGCTTACAAACAGATTGTACTCGGCCGGAGTACGGCCAACACCCGTGCCGATTATCACTGCATCGCCTTCCCGACTTTGCAGGGTCCGCCCCGTACGGACCCATAAGCCTTCGGCGCTGGATGCGGTAGCTTCAGCACCAGCGCGAGCGCCACTAACGTAATTGGCCAGAATTACATTGCCGGTTGCATCGACGGTCAGGAACTTGCTACTGTTAATAGCAGAGGTGTTGGCGGAGGTCAGGTTAGTGAACTTGAGACCAGACAAACCGTTCGTGCCGCTGGCTACTTCCAGTCTGGCCGTTGGCGCTGTCGTGCCAATACCCACACTGGCGTCGGTTGCGCCCAGAACAACCGCGTTGGAAACGGTTACTTTCGCATTGGCCCCAAACGCACTGGCATTTTGCAGGCCCGAAGCTGCGGCATCGGCCCGGAAGCCGATGAAGGTATTCGTCAGCCCGCCACTGTTGGTCCGGCCGCTTTCGAAGCCAATGGCTACGTTGTTATCACCATTAACGCCCGCGCCATTCCCCGCGTTGGCGCCCAGATAGACGTTGAAGCCACCCGAAACATTCTGCCCACCGGCGTTATCACCCAGAAAGTAATTGCCCGATCCGGTGGTATTGTTCAACCCGGCATTAGTACCCATCATGTAATTACTGGAGCCGGTGGTATTGCTGGCCCCGGTCTGAACACCGATAAAGGTATTGAACTGACCCGTGGTATTTCCATAGCCCGACCGATAGCCGATGAACGTATTGGCCGTACCGACGTTGTTATAGCCGGTGTTAAAGCCCAGGAACGTATTCTGGACGCCGGTCTGGTTCAAATACCCCGCCTTACTGCCGATCATTACGTTTCCGTTGACGCTCGTATTAGCCCCCGCTGAGTCGCCAAGCATTACGTTATAACGGGCCGTCTGCAGATTGTAGCCCGCCCGAACTCCATACGCTACGTTGGCATAACCAGTGGTGCTGTTATACCCCGCCTGAAAACCACCAAAGGTGTTGTTGAAACCTGTTTTGTTGTTAAAACCGGCCTGTGCGCCTTCAAACAGATTCTCCCGGCCCAGCGTATTGTTACGCCCGGCCTGCGCGCCCACAAACGTATTGTTGATAGCCGATGAGTTCAGCACGCCCGCGTAATAGCCAATAAAGGTATTATAGGTTCCCGTGGTGTTGCTCAGGCCTGCCTGGCCGCCCACAAACGTGCTGTAGCTGCCGACCGTCATGTTTTTGCCCGCCGACCGACCCAGCAGAACGGTGTACCCCGCCGTCATGGACGAATTGCCGGCGTCAATACCAGCAATAACGTTGTTATTACCGGGCGTAGGTGAATTGGGTGAAGTGACAACGATGTTGTCCTGAGCCTGTACTTTCAAGGTGACTAGTGAACTGAACAGACCCACAAGGGCTAGAAATGAATAGGTAGAGCGTAGTTGCATACACATGAATCTGAGGTGATAGTGGTCAAAAGTACCGAACCCATTCTGCACTCGCTACGCCGGTCGACCGACATTTACTGACTGGTAGCTGAACGGCCCGGCCGGCGTAGCGAGGGGCTTCCATGCGTTTGCTGAATTCAGTTGCCTGAACGTATAATCGGCGGCAGGACAATAGGCGAATGAAAGCAAACAACCGCCCGGCCGAAGCCAGGCGGTTGTGTTGTAAGCTTCATTACGTAAGCAACTAATGACGGTTTTTCAGTTGCTGTCTGATCTGCTGGTTCTCCTTCTTAAGCTGCTGGTTTTCTTTTTCCAGTTGCTCCAGACGTTTGTTCATCTGCATCAGGTACAGCATGGTTTCCTCTACTTTTTCGAGCAGTTTGGCATCCATCTTACCCACGTCCACGCCGTCTTTCACCACTTCAGCCGCCGAGGGTACGCCCGGTAGGTGACGGTGGGTTTTTACGAACGCTTCTACTTCGGCCAGTGGCTTCAGGCGGTAGCCGTTGGCAAAGACGTAGTCGGCCCATTCGCTGGTGTTGCGGATTGCCACTTTCACCTTTTCGGTCAGGATACCATCCTGTACAAACAGCCGATAACCGACCGGCGTTTTGCTGATCTTATCGCCAATAACAACGCCGGTTCCGGTATTCTGCAAATATTGACCGTTCAGTTTCCAGAGTCCGTCAATGGCGGCTTCGCGGCTGCCGCTGGCAAAGTTGGCCAGAATCACATTACCCGTCGCGTCAACGGTCAGGAACTTGCTGACGTTCAGGCTGGCGGGCGATGCACTTGTCAGCTGGGTCAGTTTCAGGCCCGAGCTGTTGGTGGTGCTGCTCACCACTTCCAGTTTAGCCGTGGGGGCCGTGGTACCGATACCCACGTTGACATTACTGCCCAGCACCAGGGCGTTGGAAGTCGTTACCCTGGCGTTGGCACCAATGGCAGCCGCATTTTGCAGTCCCGACGCGCCCGCATCGGCCCGGAAGCCCACGAACGTATTGGTGATACCGCCGGTGTTCGTTTTTCCACTCTCAAAGCCAATGGCGACGTTGTTATCGCCGTTGACACCCACTCCGTTACCGGCGTTGGTGCCCAGATAGACGTTGAAGCCACCCGAAACATTCTGCCCACCGGCGTTGTCGCCCAGGAAGAAGTTGGCTGTACCCGTGGTGTTGCTCACCCCGGCATTGGTGCCCATGATAAAGTTCGATGAACCCGTGGTGTTGTTCAGACCCGCCTGCACGCCCATGAAGGTATTGAAGCTTCCCGTGGTTGTACGCAGACCCGCGCGGTAACCGATGAACGTATTCGCACGCCCGTTGCTGAAATAGCCCGCCGAGTCGCCCACAAAGGTCGCCTGCACGCCTGTTGTGTTTGAATAACCAGCTTTTGAGCCGATAAAGGTATTCCAGGAAGCCAGGTTCTTATAACCGGCCGAATCGCCCACGGCTACGTTATTGGTGCCGGTCTGGTTCGAGAACAGGGCTTTTGGCCCCAGAGCCACGTTGCTACCCCCGCTGGTGTTCGAAGCCCCGGCGCCGGTCCCAACGAACAGGTTTTCGCCAGTGCCTGCCGAACCACCCGTTACCGTCACCGACGTAATGGCCGTAGCCGTCTGGCTGGCTGCATCCGATACCTTTACCGTGAACGACTGAGCGCCGGTAGCGGTCAGGTTCGTTACCGTAGCGGTGTTGCCATTGGGCGTGATCGTACCCGGTCCGCTGAACGTATAGCTATACGGAGCCGTACCACCCGATACCGTTGCCGACAGCGTAGTCGAACCCGCCGACGTAACCTGCGTAGGATTGGCAGTAAGCGTAACGGCCAACGGACTCGAATCACCCGGCAGAGCCGCTAAGTTAAAGCGTGCCGATACCGGATTGTGGTCTGAAGTCGTTGCCCCATACGGTCCCTCGATGCCGGTAGCCGGTAACAGAACATTGGTCGAGTTGCCGACATAGGCAGGAGCCAGCTCATTCGAGATGGTGATATGATCAATGAAACTCGCCGATGAGTTAAACGTTACGCAGCCTGTGGCTTCAAGGGGTTTGGTGATGACCTGGTAGTTGGCCGCATCCTGATCGAAAGCGGCATAGGTTGATGGCTGCCCCGACGTAATCGACGTCAGAATCTGGTCGTTGTAGTCACCAAGCAGGATAATGTTTGCATTGGGATAGTTCTGATCCAGTTCAGCTTTCAGATCCAGAATGTCCTGTTTCCGGCGGTTATAATCGGCCGTAGCGCTGCCCGATTTGGCGTGGATACCCACGACGTGAATCTTGCGCGTAACGCCGTTGATAGTTACGTTCGCTACGAACAGGTACGGTAACCGGCCCGACGCCCAGCCGTTTGAGGACGGATATGAGTACTTATCCATCAGTAGAGGCTTGCTCTCCGCCAGCACCGGCGTTACGGTTGCGGTGTTATACAGGACGCAAACCTTCTGCGCGTATCGGGTTGGACCAAAGACAGTTCCGTCACTGTTTACGGTCTGATCGCATTCGTTCTGGAAGTAATATGAAAATCGGTTCGAGCACACGTAGCTATAACTGCCCGGCAGCGAACTAACAACCTGGGCGTAGCGAGCCTCATCACTTACTTCTTCGTCAACAATGATGTCGGCGTTCAGCTTCTCGAATACAGCCTTTACGTTCCGGGCCTGCTTGTCTTCATCAACCGGTCCCTGGTCGGCATACGGCCGGGTAGTTGGTGCGGTGGGACAGGTAATTGAACCCGCATCAGCTCCAAAGAATTCTACGTTCCAGGTGCTGATATCGAAGGTCTGATCGCGGGTCAGTTCCGAGCCACCCGTACCGCCACAAATCTGATCCGCCAGCGTAGCTCCCGGCACGTCGGACAGAATCCGGGGAAACAACTCTGTGATGTTCGTTGCCCCACTCGTAAAATGATCGCTGATACCGACGATATCTACCGGGCCCGAAGGCTTGGTCGCCCCGTTCAGTTCCGAAGCACCTTTGATGTACAGCGTACCGGTTGATGAACCCGCCGTCAGCGTGTACGACGTACTGCTGAAGGTGGGAGCCGTGCCACTGATGGTTACGCCCAGCACTTTTACGAGCAAACCTTCATTGGCGGGCAGCTGATCGAGCGTCACCACTTTCGGCTCGGGAATTCTGGGCGTTCCCGCCACGACGGTATAACTGGTTATATCCAGTTCCCGGGCGCCCTGATACGTATTGATGACACCGGCCACCTGAATGGAATCGCCCAGCTGTACCTGGCTACCTACGGCTGTGGTGCTGTTGAAAACCGAAATGCCCGCCGTTGCGTCCTGAATGTAAAACTGCTTACCGCCAAACTGGCTGCTGACCGTAACGCGTCCGGCGACCTTACCACCCGGCAGCGATGCCGTAGAAGTTCCGTTGGGTTGCGCCCGGGCCACCGCGATAGTTGCAAAAGGAGCTGCCGGATCATTTACGGCCCCGCTTACCGTTACGTTCACCGACAGCGGTCCCGCTGTCGTACTGGTTGCATTTGAAACGGTCGCGCTCACCGGCCCGGCGGTGGCACCCGTCAGACGGACCCGAATAACGGCATCAACGTTACCGCTGGCGGGCGTAATGGAGAGAGTCGGTGTGTAGATACTACCATCATTGCTGATTTCAACGCCCGCCGTGGCCGAGATGTTGACGGGCTGCGTCAGGTTTCGTCCCGTCAGCGTGTACGAGCCTGGCGCCGAGGTAGTCCCCACATTGGTCATCAGGTTGGAGATGGTTACCGGGGTGGCCGTTAAGGTCGGATTTGTCGATG is from Spirosoma taeanense and encodes:
- a CDS encoding bZIP transcription factor; this translates as MKKNLLPSVLLAGLLTPALYAQSIAPPANTPLTIEGDLNLPAGKSIQANGSSFLTLPQAGGTNVLMGYSAGAAAQTAAQNTLVGHRAGVSATASANTMIGFQAGASTTSGGFNTFIGVQAGLNNTTGSSNLMLGTNAGSSNTTGTANFFVGDNAGGQNTSGGYNVYLGTNSGNGTGVNGSNNVAIGFEAGRGNSAGSTNTYLGFRADAGASGLTNASAFGANARVTASNSLVLGDNANVGIGTTAPANKLQIVGGLANTAGLRLPLTSASTPSSNATKFLTVNANGDVILANFANGARQVADAETIDLLWTRNGQYLQSKGGEAIIIGSGIRKTPADYKLFVEGGILTEKVKVAIKNANDWSDKVFAPTYNLRPLSEVGKFIKEHHHLPGVPSADEVVKEGVDVGRMDAKLLEKIEELTLYMLQMKEQHTQEIKQLKRELAAVKKKAKISRR
- a CDS encoding beta strand repeat-containing protein, translated to MQLRSTYSFLALVGLFSSLVTLKVQAQDNIVVTSPNSPTPGNNNVIAGIDAGNSSMTAGYTVLLGRSAGKNMTVGSYSTFVGGQAGLSNTTGTYNTFIGYYAGVLNSSAINNTFVGAQAGRNNTLGRENLFEGAQAGFNNKTGFNNTFGGFQAGYNSTTGYANVAYGVRAGYNLQTARYNVMLGDSAGANTSVNGNVMIGSKAGYLNQTGVQNTFLGFNTGYNNVGTANTFIGYRSGYGNTTGQFNTFIGVQTGASNTTGSSNYMMGTNAGLNNTTGSGNYFLGDNAGGQNVSGGFNVYLGANAGNGAGVNGDNNVAIGFESGRTNSGGLTNTFIGFRADAAASGLQNASAFGANAKVTVSNAVVLGATDASVGIGTTAPTARLEVASGTNGLSGLKFTNLTSANTSAINSSKFLTVDATGNVILANYVSGARAGAEATASSAEGLWVRTGRTLQSREGDAVIIGTGVGRTPAEYNLFVSKGILTEKVKVAVRNSRDWSDYVFAPDYQLKPLAEVERYVKANQHLPGVPSAEQVVQEGVDMARMDAKLLEKIEELTLYVVQINKKVEQLASENRALKRRLSGKKIGR